CATGAAGCTAGGCTGTTTGAATCACGCATTCTTAACGGCAGAATCTATCAAGCAAAAAGGACTGAATTTGGTTGGGTGGGTAGCAAATCAGATTGACCCTGAAATGTCTGTATTTGAAGAAAACCTTGAAAGTTTAAAGCTTCGCCTAGACTGTCCGCTGCTTGCAACAGCGCCTTACAGTGAGGGCACACCAAAGCTACAGCTTCGTTCAGCGTTACTAGAGTTGTTTGAGCTTAAATCAGGTACCAGTTAATACTAAATAACCTGAGCTGCGGATAATTAATGCCTTTCTAGCAGCCAGTTTTAGCGCTAACTGCGCTGAATTCACTTCCAATAGCCAGCTATTGGTGCGTAAATTTGCCTTGCCTACAAGGATGTAGGTACCTAGGCGGTAGCAGGACGCGAGAGCGGAGTTATCTCCAAAACTCTCTGGCTAGATAAGAAGATAGTTTAAGGTGATTAAAAAAACAGTGAGTTAGCTCATTCCTTATCCAAACCTCAGGTTTAAACAAAGCGGCTTCTAAAAGTAGTAAGCCGCTTTGAGTCTGTTAGTTACAACCTTTTTGAATGGTTTGTGTTGTCACACTGACCTCAAAGTCATTGTAATCGTTATCGTTTTGGTCTTCCCAACGTTGGTTGGTACCTGAAACTTGGTACTTGGTTGATAGAGCATTACTGTTACCATCAATAGCGAGCACATAGGTAAAGGATTGTCCTTGAAGGATATCATAGCTGCCGGCACTGCCGTATTCATCAAGCAATTTAATATATTGGCCGTTTACTTTGATACCCCAGTCATTATTGAATAACGAGTCTTCTTTGACGAACGCGTAATTGATCCTCGTATAGTTGTCAGGCACACATGCGGTTTCATTGTCGAGTATGTTTCCCGATAGGGTTTCATTGCCTGAGGTATTGCTCACGCCTGTTACGCTCAAAGAGAGTTCCCGATCGCCAGTGTACTCAGTATCGTCTATTGTTGCTATTTGAATGGTAGCAGTTGTGCTGCCAGCCGGTATTTCCAATGAGGTAGGTGGTGCTACGTAGTCATCTGATTGCGTTGTCACATCATTGACCGCCACCGAAAAGCTGACGTCCTGCTCGAAGGCGTTACTTAAGGTAATTTGATAGCTAAGGGTACTTCCCTCATAAACCGCGTTTTCAATACTCGTTAACGTAAAAGACGGTGGCGAAGGAGGGGTTGGTGTACCGCCGCAACCAGAAACGGTATAGCATGTACTGCTGCCATTTGGGTTATATGCAAGGTCATTTACTCTTATTGGTAATGTATTGATATAACAGGTGCTTCCTGTATCAGGGTTTAGTTTATAAATCGCGCTTTTGTTGGTGTGTCCAGCGTCATTAATGATAACGCGACTGATAATAAGCTCTCCATTGCTATTAAGGCTTGCCCCTGTAACGGAAGTTAAGTCGTGATCAGATAATTTAGTCACAGAAAAGTCGTTGGTATTAACTTGGTAAACGGCTGCACTAGTGACTAGGATTAAGCGACCATTATAAAACTCAAGATCGCCGCGGTATTTTCCCGCCAGTGAGGGGAGATCCGAGAGCTTAGTCGCGTCGCCTGTGTTTTTATCTATGCTGTAAATAGAATCGTAACTCGTTCCAATGAGCCTATCGTTTATGCTGTCATATGCCAATCCCACCAAATAAGCCGTTCTACCGACTATGGTATGAGAGGTTCCATCAAAATATGCCAATTGAACATAGCGATGTTTTTTACCTTCAATGGGAATATCTGCGTCAGCTGGTAAGTTTAGATGACTGGTATCAACTTTATAGTCGATTGGCCTTGGTGCGGATGCATAGTACCAACGTGCACTGCTAGTATCAAAGGCGAGTGCAGCCGAACTAAAAGC
This genomic interval from Pseudoalteromonas galatheae contains the following:
- a CDS encoding hemolysin, translated to MLKASLTTLGLISTLLSTYTYADSCPGQVFGINAGRGDIGILFGLDEGAGQASANSLAAFSSAALAFDTSSARWYYASAPRPIDYKVDTSHLNLPADADIPIEGKKHRYVQLAYFDGTSHTIVGRTAYLVGLAYDSINDRLIGTSYDSIYSIDKNTGDATKLSDLPSLAGKYRGDLEFYNGRLILVTSAAVYQVNTNDFSVTKLSDHDLTSVTGASLNSNGELIISRVIINDAGHTNKSAIYKLNPDTGSTCYINTLPIRVNDLAYNPNGSSTCYTVSGCGGTPTPPSPPSFTLTSIENAVYEGSTLSYQITLSNAFEQDVSFSVAVNDVTTQSDDYVAPPTSLEIPAGSTTATIQIATIDDTEYTGDRELSLSVTGVSNTSGNETLSGNILDNETACVPDNYTRINYAFVKEDSLFNNDWGIKVNGQYIKLLDEYGSAGSYDILQGQSFTYVLAIDGNSNALSTKYQVSGTNQRWEDQNDNDYNDFEVSVTTQTIQKGCN